A single genomic interval of Eurosta solidaginis isolate ZX-2024a chromosome 3, ASM4086904v1, whole genome shotgun sequence harbors:
- the LOC137246992 gene encoding odorant receptor 49b-like: protein MFDDLELINMSVRILRFGSLLYEHTWRRYVGLTMCTFIISTQLYYMFRTTEGIDAVIKNSYTLVLWLNTVLRGYLLLQDREKYEQLLSDMKSLYDALKKSKDFYIQQLLIEVNSTGKYMARANLFLGLCTCFGFSIYPLFAVDRALPFGSMIPGVDEYKSPFYELWYIYQVVATPMGCCMYIPYTSLIVACIMFGIVMCKSLQFRLKTLRRMKCDDLTVQKNITECIQYQLRIIDYITRLNGLTTYIFLLEFLAFGALLCALLFLLLSVDSMAQAIIICAYITMILAQILAIYWHANELREQNLAIAAAAYDTEWFSFPIPVQKHILLMILRTHKPAAIMIGNIHPITMELFQALLNASYTYFTLLKRVYT, encoded by the exons ATGTTCGATGATTTGGAATTGATCAATATGAGTGTTCGTATTCTACGTTTCGGCTCCTTGCTCTACGAGCACACTTGGCGCAGATACGTTGGCCTAACAATGTGCACCTTTATCATCAGCACCCAGTTATATTATATGTTTCGTACTACAGAGGGGATCGATGCAGTAATTAAGAATTCGTATACCCTAGTACTATGGCTCAATACAGTTTTGCGAGGCTATTTGCTACTGCAAGATCGTGAAAAATATGAACAATTATTGAGTGATATGAAGAGTTTGTATGATGCTTTAAAG AAATCAAAGGACTTTTACATTCAACAGCTTTTAATCGAGGTTAATTCAACTGGAAAATATATGGCTCGTGCTAATCTTTTTCTCGGTCTTTGCACATGTTTTGGATTTTCCATATACCCACTATTTGCTGTGGATAGAG cTTTACCTTTTGGTAGCATGATACCAGGCGTTGATGAATATAAGAGTCCTTTCTATGAACTTTGGTACATTTATCAGGTTGTAGCAACTCCAATGGGCTGTTGCATGTACATTCCATATACAAGTTTGATTGTTGCCTGCATTATGTTTGGTATCGTCATGTGCAAATCTTTGCAATTTCGTTTGAAAACTTTACGTCGCATGAAATGTGATGATTTAACGGTACAAAAAAATATCACTGAATGCATACAGTATCAATTGCGAATTATTGA CTATATTACCCGTTTAAATGGTTTGACAACTTATATATTTCTTTTGGAATTTCTGGCATTTGGCGCACTTTTATGTGCATTACTTTTTTTGCTTTTAAGT GTCGATTCGATGGCTCAGGCGATTATTATTTGTGCTTATATAACAATGATATTGGCACAAATTTTGGCCATATATTGGCATGCCAATGAGCTCCGAGAgcag AATCTGGCCATTGCTGCTGCTGCTTATGATACTGAATGGTTCAGCTTTCCCATACCGGTGCAGAAGCACATTCTTTTGATGATTCTGCGTACTCACAAGCCGGCAGCG ATAATGATTGGTAATATTCATCCGATTACAATGGAACTGTTTCAAGCGTTACTCAATGCTTCTTACACTTATTTCACTTTGCTAAAACGTGTTTATACCTAa